From the genome of Abyssicoccus albus, one region includes:
- a CDS encoding ECF transporter S component: MSTESKGLKLSDILITVFIAVIFAIIYKVWWGFYGIAEATGLRIEQLTYGMWFIAAIIAYLLIKKPGVALLAEFAAGAGETIVMGQFHIPTLIYAFLQGLACELVFMLYRYNRHTLFVSMLAGVAAAIASFPIDWYYGYLSEVQLWNVILMLVFRIISGAILAGGLAYVIVKALEKTGVTKLLRPSQKEDYDAL, encoded by the coding sequence ATGAGTACAGAGTCGAAAGGTTTAAAGTTATCAGATATTTTAATTACAGTATTTATTGCGGTCATCTTCGCAATTATTTACAAAGTATGGTGGGGGTTTTATGGCATTGCTGAAGCAACGGGATTGAGAATTGAGCAATTAACATATGGTATGTGGTTTATTGCGGCAATTATTGCTTATTTACTTATCAAAAAACCTGGTGTTGCCTTACTCGCTGAATTTGCAGCAGGTGCAGGTGAAACAATCGTGATGGGTCAATTTCATATTCCTACTTTGATTTATGCATTCTTACAAGGATTAGCGTGTGAGCTTGTATTTATGTTATATCGCTATAATAGACATACTTTGTTCGTCAGTATGTTAGCCGGGGTAGCGGCTGCCATTGCATCATTTCCAATTGATTGGTACTACGGATATTTAAGTGAAGTTCAATTATGGAATGTAATTTTAATGTTAGTATTCAGAATCATTAGTGGTGCGATTTTAGCAGGTGGTCTAGCATATGTGATTGTAAAAGCTTTAGAGAAAACGGGCGTGACGAAATTATTAAGACCGAGTCAAAAAGAGGATTACGACGCATTATAA
- a CDS encoding 2-oxoacid:acceptor oxidoreductase subunit alpha: MHKQISWKVGGQQGEGIESTGEIFSTALNREGYYIYTYRHFSSRIKGGHTNNKIRMSIDPIYSISDDLDILVAFDQETIDVNYDELHENGVILADAKFNPEKPSNFKGTMYVLPFTHIAKELGTSLMKNMVAVGATACLMQLPMPGFENLVVETFKSKGEKVVDLNKQALILGYEALDEVIDRNDLMSLEKPNKDERLFMIGNDAMSLGALSSGARFMSAYPITPASEIMEFMIDKLPQLNGTVIQTEDEIAAATMAIGANYAGVRAFTASAGPGLSLMMESIGLSGMTETPLVIFNTQRGGPSTGLPTKQEQSDLNQMIYGTHGDIPKIVISPIHAEDAFYLAGEAFNLAEQYQCPVIVLSDLQLSLGKQTVHKLDQSKIKINRGQLTTEVDEETTHFKRYNVTDHGISNRVIPGVKGGIHHVTGVEHNEYGKPSEASDNRNEQMNKRMRKLDSFELSEPFHVNIDHNEAEILVIGFISTYGAIDEAISRVDAKVNHIQIRQLYPLPVDQLMRYVAKAQKVLIVEHNYRGQLTQLVKSETNIHDKLETLTKYDGKPFKPKEIEEKINEMLGRVK; the protein is encoded by the coding sequence ATGCATAAACAAATATCTTGGAAAGTCGGTGGACAACAAGGTGAAGGAATTGAATCAACAGGTGAAATTTTTTCTACCGCGTTAAATCGTGAAGGATATTATATATACACATATAGACATTTCTCAAGTCGAATCAAAGGGGGACATACGAACAATAAAATCCGTATGAGTATTGACCCGATTTATTCTATTAGTGATGATCTAGATATATTGGTAGCATTTGACCAAGAAACAATTGATGTAAATTATGATGAGCTACATGAAAATGGTGTAATTTTAGCGGATGCAAAGTTCAATCCTGAGAAACCATCAAATTTTAAAGGGACAATGTATGTTCTTCCATTTACACACATTGCGAAAGAATTAGGTACGAGCTTAATGAAAAATATGGTTGCTGTTGGAGCAACAGCTTGTTTAATGCAATTACCAATGCCTGGTTTCGAAAATTTAGTCGTTGAAACATTCAAATCCAAAGGAGAAAAAGTCGTTGATTTGAACAAACAAGCACTTATATTAGGATATGAAGCACTTGATGAAGTCATCGATCGTAATGATTTAATGTCTTTAGAGAAACCAAATAAAGATGAACGTTTATTTATGATTGGTAATGACGCAATGAGTTTAGGTGCACTATCATCAGGTGCAAGATTTATGTCTGCTTATCCGATTACACCAGCATCTGAAATAATGGAGTTTATGATTGATAAGTTGCCACAATTAAACGGAACAGTCATTCAAACAGAAGATGAAATTGCTGCAGCAACGATGGCTATTGGTGCTAATTATGCGGGTGTTAGAGCATTTACAGCATCTGCAGGTCCTGGTTTATCGTTAATGATGGAGTCTATTGGATTATCAGGAATGACTGAAACACCTTTAGTCATATTCAACACACAGCGTGGAGGTCCGTCGACTGGATTGCCAACGAAACAAGAACAATCAGATTTGAATCAGATGATTTATGGTACCCATGGTGATATTCCGAAAATTGTCATCTCACCAATACACGCTGAAGATGCATTTTATCTAGCTGGAGAAGCATTTAATTTAGCTGAACAATATCAATGTCCGGTTATTGTATTAAGTGATCTACAATTATCGCTTGGTAAACAAACAGTTCATAAATTAGATCAATCAAAAATTAAAATTAACAGAGGGCAACTGACGACAGAAGTTGATGAAGAGACGACACACTTTAAACGTTATAATGTTACGGATCATGGGATATCGAATCGCGTTATCCCTGGTGTGAAAGGTGGTATTCATCATGTAACGGGTGTAGAGCATAATGAATACGGAAAGCCAAGTGAAGCAAGTGATAATCGTAATGAACAGATGAATAAAAGGATGCGTAAATTAGATTCATTTGAATTGAGTGAACCGTTCCATGTTAATATTGATCATAATGAAGCTGAGATTTTAGTGATTGGTTTTATTTCGACGTACGGTGCAATTGATGAAGCAATCAGTAGAGTTGATGCAAAAGTGAATCATATTCAAATACGACAGCTATACCCATTACCTGTAGATCAATTGATGCGTTATGTCGCAAAGGCTCAAAAAGTCCTTATTGTTGAACATAACTATAGAGGACAATTGACTCAATTGGTAAAATCCGAAACAAATATTCATGACAAACTGGAGACATTAACGAAGTATGATGGAAAACCATTTAAACCAAAAGAAATCGAAGAGAAGATTAATGAAATGTTAGGACGTGTTAAGTAA
- a CDS encoding ABC transporter ATP-binding protein, translating to MVISIKNLRLKFSGVEKKLFDGLNIDVHQGEKVLMLGPSGSGKTTLLQVMSGIIPRSIDIAHKADELVIDDYASVVFQNPDSQFCMPTVGEELAFILENRCIPTEQMVSKIEDVLQTVRLDVSLDKSVENLSGGMKQRLAIASSLLQQANTWFLDEPTSMLDPNATNHLWDVIQDIWQDKTVIIVEHKVEQVWNYVDRVILMNYDGEVIASNTPNQILLQFEEQLESFGVWYPGAWNNRPEKIQKAHNPTDTKGILYGHDLIAKRGDKTLWQCDRFEFHSGQWITLEGDNGTGKSTFFEMLMQLIPYDGDIYYDDEQLQSIKMAAQSIYYVYQNPELQFVMNTVFEELYINTYNGQKEQATKQTEDMLKLLKLDHVKTLHPYELSVGQKRRLSVATAILSRADVLLLDEPTFGLDSHNTFELIKLIQQLKNEGKLIITITHDEQILEMYSDVRWIIKDGQLAQRGDHND from the coding sequence ATGGTCATATCTATAAAAAATTTAAGACTAAAGTTTTCAGGTGTAGAGAAAAAATTATTTGATGGATTAAATATTGATGTACATCAAGGAGAAAAAGTGTTAATGCTTGGACCGAGTGGATCCGGTAAGACGACATTATTACAAGTGATGAGTGGTATTATTCCTAGAAGTATTGATATCGCGCATAAAGCAGATGAATTAGTTATTGATGATTATGCATCGGTTGTATTTCAAAATCCAGATAGTCAATTTTGTATGCCAACGGTTGGAGAGGAACTCGCATTTATATTAGAAAATCGCTGTATACCTACAGAACAAATGGTATCAAAAATAGAAGATGTACTTCAAACGGTTCGTCTTGATGTGTCGTTAGATAAGTCAGTCGAAAATTTATCAGGAGGGATGAAGCAACGTCTTGCGATTGCTTCATCTTTATTACAGCAAGCTAATACTTGGTTTTTAGATGAGCCAACGTCGATGTTAGATCCAAATGCAACGAATCATTTGTGGGATGTAATTCAAGATATATGGCAAGATAAGACGGTTATTATCGTCGAACATAAAGTCGAACAAGTCTGGAATTATGTCGATCGTGTCATATTAATGAATTATGATGGAGAAGTGATTGCATCGAATACACCGAATCAAATTCTACTTCAATTTGAGGAGCAGCTTGAATCATTTGGTGTATGGTATCCAGGTGCGTGGAATAATCGTCCTGAAAAAATACAAAAAGCTCATAACCCTACTGACACGAAAGGAATACTATATGGTCACGATCTTATCGCTAAACGAGGAGATAAAACGTTATGGCAGTGTGATCGATTCGAATTTCACTCAGGTCAGTGGATTACATTAGAAGGAGATAATGGTACTGGAAAGTCAACTTTTTTTGAGATGTTAATGCAATTAATTCCATACGATGGAGATATTTATTACGATGACGAACAATTGCAATCGATTAAAATGGCAGCTCAGTCAATTTATTATGTTTATCAAAATCCAGAACTTCAATTTGTAATGAATACTGTATTTGAAGAGTTATACATTAATACATACAATGGTCAAAAAGAACAAGCAACAAAGCAGACAGAAGATATGCTAAAGTTATTAAAGTTAGATCATGTGAAGACATTACATCCTTATGAATTATCTGTCGGACAGAAAAGACGACTCAGTGTAGCAACAGCAATACTAAGTCGTGCTGACGTATTATTGCTTGATGAACCAACCTTTGGATTAGACTCACATAATACATTTGAACTGATTAAATTAATTCAACAATTAAAAAATGAAGGAAAATTAATTATTACCATTACACATGATGAACAAATTTTAGAAATGTATAGTGATGTTCGATGGATCATTAAAGATGGTCAATTAGCTCAAAGAGGTGATCACAATGATTGA
- a CDS encoding TIGR00282 family metallophosphoesterase has product MRILFIGDIVGQLGRKILTSKISQLKQQYQPNLIIVNGENAAHGRGITEKIYKEMMSMGVHCVTLGNHAYGQRELYEFIDGSNIVRPVNYPDNNPGQGYKIINFNGQQLAIVNLEGRALMNNNINCPFMTMDHLLENELKNSSHIFVDFHAETTSEKIAMSRYLSSRVSAVVGTHTHVQTNDAKILSNHTAYMTDVGMTGFRDGVIGVEDEGIIYRFTTNMPTKHIYPTEGYAEINGVFVELDSKGSAIKIETIHEEEKF; this is encoded by the coding sequence ATGAGAATTTTATTTATCGGAGATATTGTCGGACAACTTGGACGTAAAATATTAACATCTAAAATTAGCCAATTAAAGCAACAATATCAACCAAACTTGATTATAGTGAATGGAGAAAATGCTGCACACGGTAGAGGTATCACTGAAAAAATTTATAAAGAAATGATGTCTATGGGTGTACATTGTGTGACACTCGGGAATCATGCGTATGGACAACGTGAACTTTATGAATTTATTGATGGTTCAAATATTGTTAGACCAGTCAATTATCCTGATAACAACCCTGGACAAGGGTATAAAATTATTAATTTTAATGGTCAACAATTAGCAATCGTCAACTTAGAAGGTCGTGCGCTAATGAATAATAATATAAATTGTCCATTTATGACGATGGATCACTTGCTTGAAAATGAATTGAAAAATTCATCTCATATCTTTGTAGATTTTCATGCAGAAACGACAAGTGAGAAAATTGCGATGTCTCGTTATTTATCATCACGTGTGTCCGCTGTTGTTGGAACACATACACATGTTCAAACAAATGATGCAAAAATTTTATCTAATCACACAGCTTATATGACAGATGTAGGTATGACGGGTTTTCGTGATGGTGTAATTGGTGTTGAAGATGAAGGAATTATTTATCGTTTCACAACAAATATGCCTACAAAGCATATATATCCAACTGAAGGTTACGCAGAAATCAATGGTGTATTTGTTGAACTTGATTCAAAAGGAAGCGCAATAAAGATAGAAACAATTCATGAAGAAGAGAAGTTTTAA
- a CDS encoding 2-oxoacid:ferredoxin oxidoreductase subunit beta — MATFKDFRNDVKPNWCPGCGDFSVQAAIQKACANIGLEPHELAVITGIGCSGRLSGYINSYGFHSIHGRALPLAQGVKMANNDLTVVASGGDGDGFAIGMGHTIHALKRNIDITYIVMDNQIYGLTKGQTSPSSAHGFVTKSTPKGSIEPSISPLQLAISSGATFVAQSVSSDIKELTSIIEQGMNHKGFSFINVFSPCVTYNKVNTYDWFKEHLTHVNDIESFDYKDKSKAMNAIIEHDGLVKGLIYHNSEAKSYAEQIDGYLDESLAKRDLQLDSATFDDLMKEYI, encoded by the coding sequence ATGGCAACATTTAAAGATTTCAGAAATGACGTAAAGCCGAATTGGTGCCCTGGATGTGGAGATTTTAGTGTACAAGCCGCAATCCAAAAAGCGTGCGCCAATATTGGGTTAGAACCACATGAACTCGCAGTCATTACAGGAATAGGGTGTTCTGGAAGACTAAGTGGCTATATTAATTCATATGGATTCCATTCGATTCATGGACGAGCTCTTCCACTTGCTCAAGGTGTTAAAATGGCAAATAATGATTTGACCGTTGTCGCAAGCGGAGGAGATGGTGATGGATTCGCAATTGGTATGGGTCATACAATCCACGCATTGAAAAGAAATATTGATATTACGTATATCGTAATGGACAATCAAATTTACGGTTTAACTAAAGGGCAAACGTCACCAAGTAGTGCACACGGTTTTGTGACAAAGTCTACGCCTAAAGGTTCAATTGAGCCAAGTATCTCTCCATTACAACTTGCGATATCATCAGGTGCAACATTTGTTGCACAATCTGTATCTTCAGATATTAAAGAATTAACAAGTATTATCGAACAAGGGATGAATCATAAAGGATTTTCATTTATTAATGTATTTTCACCATGTGTAACATATAATAAAGTGAATACGTATGACTGGTTTAAAGAACATTTAACACATGTTAATGATATCGAATCATTTGATTATAAAGATAAATCTAAAGCAATGAATGCAATCATAGAACATGATGGACTGGTTAAAGGATTAATCTATCACAACAGTGAAGCAAAAAGTTATGCAGAACAAATTGATGGTTATTTGGATGAGTCGTTAGCAAAGAGAGATTTACAGTTAGATTCTGCTACATTTGATGATTTGATGAAAGAGTATATTTAA
- a CDS encoding MTH1187 family thiamine-binding protein, with translation MNVMMSIQIIPKPNDHEDVIEYVDEAIRIIDESGLNYRVGPLETTIEGTMSQCLSLIDKMHSKMQDMGSKSTMSQIKIYQSEAHQRITDLTHQYDEKNG, from the coding sequence ATGAATGTAATGATGAGTATACAAATCATTCCGAAACCTAATGATCATGAAGATGTCATTGAATATGTAGATGAGGCAATCCGCATCATTGATGAGAGTGGATTAAATTATCGTGTTGGGCCATTAGAGACGACAATTGAAGGAACAATGTCACAATGCTTATCATTAATCGATAAGATGCATTCTAAAATGCAAGATATGGGATCAAAAAGTACGATGAGTCAAATTAAAATATATCAATCCGAGGCGCATCAAAGGATTACTGATTTAACCCATCAATATGATGAAAAAAATGGATAA